The following are from one region of the Ornithorhynchus anatinus isolate Pmale09 chromosome 20, mOrnAna1.pri.v4, whole genome shotgun sequence genome:
- the LOC114805806 gene encoding proteasome maturation protein codes for MNCRGLGSQLKDSVPVRELSASGAFESHDVLRTGFSSVKNDLLPSHPLELSERNFQLNQDKMSFSTLRNIQGLFAPLKLQMEFKAAKQAQRLPFLQSSNLALDILRGNDESVSFEDILNDPSQSEFMGEPHVMVEHKLGLL; via the exons ATG AATTGCAGGGGGCTTGGATCTCAGCTGAAGGACAGCGTTCCCGTCCGCGAGCTGTCAGCAAGCGGTGCCTTCGAGAGCCACGACGTCCTTCGCACAGG TTTCTCTAGCGTGAAAAACGACCTGTTACCCAGCCACCCTCTTGAGCTGTCGGAAAGAAAT TTCCAGCTCAATCAAGACAAAATGAGTTTTTCCACCCTGAGAAATATCCAAGGCCTGTTTGCACCTCTAAAGTTACAGATGGAATTCAAGGCGGCGAAGCAG GCTCAGCGCCTCCCGTTTCTCCAGAGCTCCAACCTGGCCCTGGACATCCTGAGGGGTAACGACGAATCCGTCAGTTTTGAGGACATCCTTAACG ACCCGTCCCAAAGCGAATTCatgggcgagccccacgtgatggTGGAACACAAGCTTGGACTGCTGTAA